The genomic segment TAACTCGCTCGATTCCCTCATTCGTTTGTACACAGATAACCTAAAACTCACTGTTAAACGCTTAGGCAAGTTTAACTACATGGCACTGAACATAGTCGCGCTCTCTTTGTTGACATTGTTGTTCAAATTAGAGTTTTTGCAAATTCAGTGGGTCGGGGCATTGGTCATCGGTTTGTTCTTTAGCTGTGCAATTTTCATCGCCTATAGCAAACCTAAAACCGTCAAAAATATTGATAGCTCACCGAAAGATAATGAGATCGATTTTAGCAAAATAGATGCGGCAGATTAGCGCTGTAGACGTTTAAACGTGACGCAAATATGCAATGCATTACTAAGGAATTAACCATTAACACACTTAATAAAAACACAACACACAAAACAGGACTACTTATGAATACCTATGTGCCAAAGAAGCAAAGTCTAATCGCTTTGTCTGTGCTGTCAGCCATGTCAATGACGTCATTGCCAGCCTTTGCTCAAGAAGCCGATACTCAAGCGAAAGCGAAAAAACAACAAGAAGACGTTGAGTCTATCGTGGTAACTGGGCGTAACGTGTCTTACGCCAACAGTGCCGCTTCTGAAGAAATGAAAAAGCAGCAAACCCCAATGACTAGCGTGTTGGCTTTGGTTGATAACCTACCTGGCGTATTGGTGACTGAGGGTGACCCGTTTGGCTCTGATGAATGGTCTACCAGTATTTCAATTCGTGGTTTTCAGTTGAACTTAGAATCACAACAAATTGGTATGACGGTCGATGGCATATCAAACGGTAACTCTAACTACGGCGGTGGTACAAAAGCCAGTCGCTATATTGATACCGAAAATTTACGTGGTGTGGAAGTATCTCAAGGTACGGCTGACATTAGCTCGCGTTCAAACGAAGCGCTAGGCGGTACCATGGATTTCACCACCATTTTACCTGCGCTAGATGAGCAGTTAACGGTTAGCACGACGCTTGCTGAGCACAATGCACGTAAATTCTACGTTCGTTATGACACTGGCGAAATTGCGCGCGACACATTCGCTTGGTTATCACTATCTAGTCAGCAAAACGATGACTACATGGATGGGTCAATCACTAATAAACGTGATCACGCCGAAGGTAAAATTATCAGCACCATAGGTGAAGTGGATATTACGGGTTACGTAAGTTATGACGATGCCGAAGAATACACTTACCAGCGTGTTTACGGTTTGGCGCAGTATGCAGAAAACTCCCAATGGGACGGCTTAACTGAAGATTGGTCTGGTGTACCATACCAAGATCAAGTGTTTCGTGAAGGTTGGGTAACAGAGCGTGAAAATTTCTTTACCTATTTAAAAGCAGACTTTGCTGTAGGTGAAGTTGATTTTAGCACCAATGTTTATTACCACGAAAACGAAGGTGCAGGTAAGTGGATCCCATATTACATCGCAGATGTTACCGATGATGGTGCAGGTAACCCTAACTCAGAGCTAGATTCATCAACCACTGCACTTGGCGGTGCTTCACAAGGCTTGATTTACTTCGTTAATCGCGCCGGTGAAACCCTGTCACCAATCGCTGGTTGTGAAAGCTCAATCGGCTTCCCATATGGCGGCGGCGGTGCTGAAATTGACCCAGGTTGTTACGAGCAAGGCGCTATTCCTGTTAGCTCAAACCGTCATACCCACTACGACAAAAAGCGTTATGGCATCAATGGCGACTTCACTTGGCATACCAGCATCTCTGATATGGACAACGTATTGCGTGGTGGTTTCTGGTATGAAGATTATCACCGCGAAGAGTATCGTGATTGGCATAAAACCATCGATGCTGCCACAGGTCCTCGTTATGACGAAACGCCGTATTGGATCCAGTACGACCGTGAATTTCCTGTCGAAACCTTGATGTATTACGTTGAAGACGAACTTGACACCGGCTTTGCTAAATTCCGTCTAGGTGCCAAGCAGTTCAAAGTTGATGTAGCGAAAGACGACCAGTTCGTACCAGAGAACGACTTGGATGTGTCATCTGACTCAGACGTACTTATTTCAGCCGGTTTTGTTGCACCCTTACCTGTAGATGGCCTAGAAGTCTTCGGTGGTTATGCTGAAAACTTCGCGGCGGTAAAAGATGCAGTACTGGAGCGTGATGATGCTGACGTGAGCGCAGTTGAGCCAGAAACAGCAGATAACATTGACTTCGGTTTACGTTATTCAACGCCTGGTTTTAACGCAAGCTTGACTTATTACAACATCAAGTTTGAAAACCGTATCACCTTTATCAGCAATGAAGATGTTGACGGTATCGACTTCCTAGAATCTGCTGCTGGTGGGTATGTTAACGACGGTGGTATTGAATCTGACGGTATTGAAGCATCAATCGATTATAAGATTAATGAAAACTTCGGTGTGTATGTGTCATACACCAAAAATGAATCGACCTATACCGACGAAGATTTCAACGGCAAAACCGTTATCGGTAGCCCAGAAGATATGGCCGTTATCAGCTTCGATTACGCCAAGAATGACTTCTACGCTGGTTTTAGCACCAAATATGTAGGTGAGCGTTTCCTAGACCAAGCCAACACTCAAGAAGTCGATTCTTACGTAGTGAGCGATTTGTACATGGGCAAAACAGCTTACGATATCGGAGGCAGCATCGAAAGCGTAGAGCTTAGCTTTACCGTGAACAACGTATTTGACGAAGAGTACTTAGGCTCAATTGCGCCAAATGCCGGTTGGATTGGAGCGCCGCGTATTGCATCGTTCAACGTTAGATTTGTAATGTAAAAATAGCGTGTGAAAAGGCCACATTCAGACTCTCTGTTTGTGGCCTTTTTTGTATTTATTTTCTGCGCGTTAACATGCTCTTTATCGATTTACTGACATAAAACGAGCGTATGTTGTTATTCCGCGCCTACGTGCTATTCGAACACTTTTTCAATCAAGGGCAGGCATTATGCGCTGCCAAAGGTAAACAACAATGAACGTACCCAAGCTAAATTCGCATTTCATTCCTGTCATCATGGCGGTTGTTGGCTTAACGGTTGCCCCGCAAAGTAGCGCTGCTGTGAGTATTATTAAAGGCAAAACGATCATTCCCCATGGCAACGCGACGTCAGACAGCGACATCACCATTAAAAACGACAAGCTGGCCTTTTCATTGGCCATGGGTTCGGCACCGCCTTGGGGCGTAGCGCGAGGTTGCATTGTGGATATCGCAAACGTTGAAGCCGATGGGGCGCTTAGCCTTGACCGCGTAGCATTTGCGGATTTCATACCGAATGATTGGTCAAGTTGGCCCAACACCTATCAAACCCTTGATGTGATAAAAGACAGCCCTGATGAAGCCATCGTTAACATTACCCGAGATTTTGGGCAGGTTGAAATAAGCACTACATATAGTTTGCTTTCAGGCTCTGACATTATTCATGTACAAACCACTATGACCAATCAAGGTGAAGCGATCCCAGACATGCGTTCAGGATTTACCTTATGGCCCGATGGGGGATACAAGTTTGCGGTACCAGAACATAAATCGAGTGATAAAAGGGAGCAGGCTGCGAATTTTATTACTGATCGCTTTGTGGGCTATGCCGCCGATTGGGCGGTTGCCTTACACGCCCCTTATATGAGCGAAACCAAACACCAATCAAGAGATTTATATACCCAGCATAGTTTGCAAAAAGGCCAAACGGTGACGTTCACAGGTGACTACCAAGTATTGGCCAGCGGCGATTTAGCCCCAGTGGTGCGGGCTGAAATTACCCGTAAAAACGCGAAAGCGGGCACGCTCACAGGAGAAGTACGCACTCAAAGCGGAAATTTGCTCACACAACCTGCCATTGTAGTGACCAAAGACGATGTACCTTATATGTGGGGGTTAGGCCAAAATGGCCAGTATCAATTTGATTTACCAGTTGGGCAATACCAAGTCTATGCCACAGGCAAAGGCTATTCTGCGAGCAAAATTCATGACATTGAAATAACTGAAAAGCAAACGCAAACATTGTCGTTTCATGATCTTCTCGCCCCCGGTAAGGTCAGTGTTCAGGTAACCGATGCCAACACCAACGCGCCCCTTGATGCGAAAATTAAAATTGAAAAAGGTAAT from the Paraglaciecola mesophila genome contains:
- a CDS encoding TonB-dependent receptor domain-containing protein is translated as MNTYVPKKQSLIALSVLSAMSMTSLPAFAQEADTQAKAKKQQEDVESIVVTGRNVSYANSAASEEMKKQQTPMTSVLALVDNLPGVLVTEGDPFGSDEWSTSISIRGFQLNLESQQIGMTVDGISNGNSNYGGGTKASRYIDTENLRGVEVSQGTADISSRSNEALGGTMDFTTILPALDEQLTVSTTLAEHNARKFYVRYDTGEIARDTFAWLSLSSQQNDDYMDGSITNKRDHAEGKIISTIGEVDITGYVSYDDAEEYTYQRVYGLAQYAENSQWDGLTEDWSGVPYQDQVFREGWVTERENFFTYLKADFAVGEVDFSTNVYYHENEGAGKWIPYYIADVTDDGAGNPNSELDSSTTALGGASQGLIYFVNRAGETLSPIAGCESSIGFPYGGGGAEIDPGCYEQGAIPVSSNRHTHYDKKRYGINGDFTWHTSISDMDNVLRGGFWYEDYHREEYRDWHKTIDAATGPRYDETPYWIQYDREFPVETLMYYVEDELDTGFAKFRLGAKQFKVDVAKDDQFVPENDLDVSSDSDVLISAGFVAPLPVDGLEVFGGYAENFAAVKDAVLERDDADVSAVEPETADNIDFGLRYSTPGFNASLTYYNIKFENRITFISNEDVDGIDFLESAAGGYVNDGGIESDGIEASIDYKINENFGVYVSYTKNESTYTDEDFNGKTVIGSPEDMAVISFDYAKNDFYAGFSTKYVGERFLDQANTQEVDSYVVSDLYMGKTAYDIGGSIESVELSFTVNNVFDEEYLGSIAPNAGWIGAPRIASFNVRFVM